The genomic region GACCAGCTCAAGGAAGGGCAGGTTCTTGTGGGAGATATGGCTCAAAACCGTTCTCTCGGCAAGGGAAAGGCCAATCTCAGATGCCTCGTCGGCGTTGTTGTGGTACGGGTCGTCAAAGCCGGGCGGATAAGTGGCGTCAACTATCGCCAGTCTCAGCGGGGCCCTCTTTTCTAAAAACTCCCTCGTCTCCTCCGGAAGGCCCTTCGTGTCGTAGAGTAAAGCCACGCTCTTTCCATTTTCCTCTATCAGATACCCTAAGGTCTCGACCTGATGGTTGAGCCTTATGGGAGTGATTTTCAGAGTGTCAACCTTTAGAGTTTGGCCGGGCTTTATCACGTTGGGCCTAAGGTTCTTCGGGTCGTTGAGGATTAGGGCGTCGGCGTGCCCCTCGGGCGCGTAGAGCCTCGTCTCCCTCGCCATCCAGCGGAGCTTGTAGAGGCCGTAGATGTGGTCGTGGTGCCAGTGGGTCAGGAAAATTGCCTCTAAGGGGACGTTGAGGAAGTCCCTTATGTCAGTTCCCACATCGAAGAGAACCGCTTTCCTGTTCTCGGTGATTATCGCTAGAGTCGAGGGTCTCCTCTGCGCGAAGCCGAACTTTCTGGCCTCGTTGCAGGTCGAGCATGTGCAGAGGTGAGCCGGAATCCCCTCGCTCCCGCCGGTGCCGATGAGGTAGACTAACATGGACACCACCTGTTTTATGGCTGTAAAATAGTTTCGCTTAAAAAGCCTTCCCTCACCCGACCTTAACGGGGTTCACCTTTAGAAGCTCAACGCACCGCCTGAACTTAACCACAAACACTTTAACGCAACTCGGCTAATACCTTTCGATGAAGTTCATAGCGGATATGATGCTGGGAAGATTAGCGAGATGGTTGCGTCTCTACGGCTACGACACCCTCTACGGCATTGAGGACGACGGCGAGATAATCCGCGTTGCCCTAAGTGAGTACAGGATAATCCTGACTCGGGACTCAGGTTTAGCGGAGAGGGCTGAAAAGCTCGGCGTTAAAGTTTTCATCCTCTCATCGAACTCCCTTGAGGATCAGGTGAAGGAGCTAAAGAGCTTAGGCGTTGAGTTCGGGGAGCTCTTCCCGGCGAACGCCCGATGTCCAAAGTGCAACGGTCCGATAAGGCCTGTCCCGAAGGACACAGTTAAGGGAAAAGTTCCTCCGAAGGTTTACGAGAAGTACGATGAGTTCTACGTCTGCGAGAACTGTGGCCAAATCTACTGGCCCGGGAGGCAGTGGGAGGAGATGCTTAAAATGGACAGAAAGCTGAGGGGAGAGAAATGAACTGGGAGCAGTGGAAGCCGTTCTACCTGAGAATAGTCCGCGAGATGGGCTATTCTGTCGAGAAGGACAGGGAAGCTTCCCGTATCCTTCGAGCCCTCCTCCTCGAAAGCGATGACTACATTCTCAAGGAGGAGCTTGAAGCTGTGATAGGAAAGAAAGCCTACGTCTTCGGTGCTGGCCCGAGCCTTGAGGTGGCTTTGGAGGAGTTTGAGTTCTCGGACGGGACGCTTATCTCTGCCGACGGAGCCACTTCAGCACTTCTAGATGCCGGGATAGTTCCCGACGTAATTGTGACCGACCTTGACGGCAGGATTCCCGACCTCAAGATAGCGAACGACAGGGGGGCGTTCATGGTTATCCACGCCCACGGCGACAACGTTGACAAACTTACAGCTTACGTCCCGCTCTTCTCAAGGATTCTGGGGACGTGCCAGACGGAACCTCTCGACATCGTCTACAACTTCGGAGGTTTCACCGACGGGGATAGAGCCGTCTTTCTGGCTGAGGCTTTGGGGGCGAGGGATATAATCCTTGTAGGCTTCGATTTTGGAGAGACTGTTGGGAGGTGGAGCAAGCCCTTCCTGAGGGAACACTCCCCGGTATGGGAGAGCAAGAGGAAGAAGTTTGCCTTCGCCCGGGAGCTCCTCCAACGGCTGGAGAAAAACGGGAGGGCGAGGTTGAGGTACCTCAGGCCAGGTCTTTGAGCTTCCTGACCTTCCCGCCCTTTATCTCGACGTAGCCGAGCCTTTTGAGGAGCCTCAAAACCTCCTCAAGCGAGGCTTTTGAGTAGTTGATGACCAGCGTCCCCTTAGGGGTGGGGACTACTATTGGGGATGCCCTCATGAAGCCCCTGATGAGTTCCTCCTCGGGTATCTTTCTGGCTCCGATGGCTTTGAGTATCTCCTCCGCCAGAATGGCCCTTCCAACAAGGGCGAAGTAGACCTTCAGGAGCGTCTCCTCAGGGAAATACTTACTCGCGACCTTTCCGAGGGCGTTTATCTTCCCTATGTCCATCTCCAGTATCTCGAACTCGTATTCGATGAGGAGGTCTGCGAAGGCGAACTGCTTGACCTTCTCCTCAACCTTCTCCGGGTTGTGGACGAGGTTGAAGGGGAACTTGAACTCAAACCTCAGCTTTGAGATGTCGACCCCTTCCCTGAGCTTTATGTTTTCCCCGTCGTATTCAACTGCCCCCTGCCGGTAGAGCTGGTCGAGGATTTCCGCGACCCAGAGGCCTTCCTTGAGCATCTCATCGGCCTTCTCGCCGGCCTTCAGGTGTTCAATAATGTGGTTCAGGCTTTCCCTGAACGAGAGAAAGCCCTCCTTCAACGCCTCAACGTCGGCCCCTTCAAGCCCTGAAATCGTGTTCTCTATCTCCTCCAGAGTCCCCTCGACCATGTAACCCACGAAGCCCTCGAAGCCCGGGCGCTCGTGAAGCTCGAAGCGTATTCCCTCCCTTTTAAGCTCCTCGGTGAGTGCCTTTCTTACAGCCTCGCTCTTCGTGACGAGTCTCATCCTATCACCGCCCATTCTTAGGGGGCCGGCTTATAGCGTTTGCGGGAAAGTATTAAAAGGGGCCCGCGTAGCTATGCCGGGGATGGCGATGGGCGAGAAGCAGTACCTCCTTGACAGAACCCTTGAGTCATGGAAAGGCAAGAGGATAGCCGTCGGAATCGGGAGCGACGCGAGCTTTTCGGGAATCCTGGTGGACTTCGACGAGGAGGTCATACTCCTCAGGGATGTTACCGACTACGCCGGCAACAAGGCCAAGGAACTGATAGTTAAAATCGACGACCTCAACTGGATAACCCTCCTCTGAGGTGAGAGCATGCGCGCGGTGGCCTTTGTTGGCTACAAGAAGAGCGGGAAGACGACGACGGTTGAGGCCGTTGCTAAAGTCCTTAAGGAGAGGGGCTACCGCGTGGCCATAGCGAAGAGCATGCACGCGAGCTTTGACAGAGAAGGAAGCGACACCTGGCGCTTTTCCCGGGTGGCCGATTCGGTTCTTGTGAGGGCAAATGACACCGATGCCCTCCTCTTCAAGGCCAAAGACGTCAACGCCCTCTTTTCAATGGTTAACGCCGATTTCCTCCTCCTTGAGGGGTTTAAATCGGTAAAGCACGTCCCCAAAGTGATATGCGCGAGGAGCGAGGAGGAGGTGAGGGAGCTTAACGACGGCCTCGCCATAGCGGTGAGCGGGGTCATAGCCAGCAACGGTGTCGGGGAGATGGGGGGCCTGCCCGTGATAGACGCCACCAGAGAACCGGAAAGGCTGGCCGACCTCGTGGAAAAACGCGCCTTCATGTTGCCCAACATCGACTGCGGTCTCTGTGGCTTCAGCTGTGCAGAGATGGCGAGGCTGATAGTTAAGGGCGAGAAAACCCTGAAGGACTGCGTTGTGCTCAGCTCAAAGCCCAGGGTTACGGTTAAGATTGACGGCCAGGTTCTCCCGATGAAGGACTGGGTTCAGGAGCTCGTCGAGAAGACTGTGAAAGGCATGCTCTCGGCGATGAAGGGCTACCGCGAGGGGAAGAGGATTGAGATTGTGATAAGGGAGGAGTGACGTCCACCCTTAGCGTGAAATTCTGAACGTTACGGTGTACAAGAACAGGGACATTAGTAGTAGCCCAAGGAACGACTCAAGCGAGACCAGAAGTTGTGGGATATGAGTTGTGAGGTTAGGCTGAATGTTGGCATATCCAAGGCTTGTGAAAGTGATAACGCTGTGATAGAGGTAGTCTAACCAGTCCGCAGGTATGGACTTGCCGTTCACGACCTTCACTATCCCGTTGGTGAGCCTGAAGAGGAGCGTAAATATCAAAATCGTGAAGAGTGAGAACATCAGTGGTCTCTCTGGCTTTGTTCCGTATCCTGTTAAAACCTTTAGGACAAGCCAATCGTAGAGGTAAGCCCTGAGTTTGCTTTTCAATCCTTTTGTTAACCTCAACTTTCGCCTGACCTCATTTCTACGGTAGTGCATCTGGAGGGCTTCCTCAAGCTTGCCGTTCTGGAGGTAAAAGTAATAAAGCTTGTTATACACCTCGTAAGAAGCATTATAAAGTTCTTGTATTGTTCCAAAATTAGCCTCATATAAGATCTCTTCCTTATGTTTCTTGTATTCTTGTTGGAGTTTAATCTCAAGAAGTGTTGCCTTAGACATTGATTTTTTATTATTTTTCCTAAGATTAAAATGCTTTCTTAGTCTTATTCTTTTAGATTTCACGAACATGCTGGGCTCTTTCAGAAGTCCTTCTCTTCGATCAAATAATATAACCTTTTTTCCATCTGCCACATAGTATACATACCCTTCATTCATTAGGTCATTAGCTAGTTTTTTATCAATTCTTTTGAGTTTTTCAAAATCAATTAATTCGTTTCTCTTCAATAGCTCTGATGCTATTTCGTTTATGTCGGTGATAGGATCATCATTAAAAATGTGTGCATCTCTAAATGTTGGTGTTTGATCTACATATGACTTATAAAGATTTGAATACAATAACTCCGCCTCTGTAAGTTTAGTTTGAGAGTTCATTAATACAAAATAGAGATCCGCACCTTTAAGCTTTACATTTTCAAGATTGGCACTTTCTAAATTTGTTCCCCATAAATCAGCTTTTTCGAGAGTTGAATACTTAAGATTAGCTTTTTTAAGGTTTGTTTTTGTTAGGTTTGCGTTTTTAAGATTTGCTCTCATGAGGTCTGCACTTTGGAGGTCTACTTCTTTAAGTTCTGCATTTTTTAATTTTGCATTTCTAAGCATAGCTTGGCTAAGGTTGACTGAATTGAAATAAGTACTTTCAAAAATTGCAGATTCAAGATTGATTTTTTTAAGAATTACATGTTCTAACCTTGCTTTTTTAAAATTAACTATTGAAAGATTAGAGTTATCCTGGAAGTTTACCTTATCCAAGTGAGCATTTTCAAAAGTTGCACCTTTGAGACTAGTTCCTATAAAATCAACCTGAATAAGATTAGCATTTCTAAACTTTGCGCCTTCGAGCATTGAGTTTTCAAAAGTCACTCTTTTAAGTGTTGTATTCTCTAGCTCTGTCCCCCTAAGACTGCAATCCCTTAATGTTACATCTTTAATTTTAGCATTGTTAAGTTTTGTTAGATCAAAGGATATTTTTTGAAGTTTTAAATTTTCTAAAATTGCATCCTCAAGATTTGTCCAGTCTAGATTAGTATTTTCAAATTTTACATCTTTAATGACGGCATTTTTTAGTACTGCACCTTTAAGTCGAGCATTTCTAAGATTAACTCCGCTGAGATCTGAATCCTTGAGATTTGCCCATTGAAGCTTGGTATTTTCGAAATTTACCTTTTCAAGTTTTGAATTTTTTAGACTTACCCATCTAAGGTTAAGGTCTTTGAGATTGGCATATTTGAGGTATATTCCAAAAAGTTCATGCCTCTTCAACTCCTCAATCTGTTCCTTGGTTGGTCTTTTTCCATCCTCTGGTTTATGCCAGTAACAATACTCCTCCCCCGGTAAAGCTTCAAGGGGGCATTCCCAGAGCTTACCGTCAACTTCCATTTTAAATTTACACTTTGGCATCTATCTCACCAAGGATGGGAGTTAATACTAAACATTTAAAGCCTTGAATTTAAAATTTTTCCTCTAAGGAGTCATTGGGCAACTTGGTAAGCTCCAATTTTTATTTACCTTAACTTTATGCTGACCTCAACCTCCTCCACCTTTCCCTCCCTCAGAACGTACGCCCCGTAGTTGCCTCTCTCGTCAACTATCAGCCACACCACCGGCCAGAGTTCCATCCCCTTTAGGTCCCTCCCGCTTGGCCTTGGCGGGCACTTCAGGTGGGAGTGGAAGATTCCAACAACTTCGAGCCCCTTCTCCTCAGCCTCATCCAGTGCCTCGACCATCTCAACGGGCTCCATCTCAAAGGCGACCGGCGAGGCCAGGCGGTTCCTCACGAACCTGACTTCTCTGACCTCAACGTCCTCACCGGCAACACCAAAGAGGAAACCGCAGATTTCTTCCTTTGAGGTTCTGGCCCTTTCGATGACCATTCCAAGGTCTTCCTGCCGTATTATCAGCCTCATGGTTCAGGAATGGTCACGTTAAGCTTTTAAGGTTTTGTTGAGTAAGCGGGCTCTGTGGTGGCCCTATGAAGTGGGAGGTTACCCTTCACGGCGGGAAGCACCACGGGGAAAAGCTCATGATAGAGGCTGAAACCGTGGACGAGGCAAGACGCTTAGCGGTTGCCGAGATGAGGAGAAAGGACGCCAGGGTCTTTGAGATGGAGAAGGTTGAGTGATTGTTTCCGCTCTTTGTTCCAAACCCATTCATCGATGCACCTTTTCCTTAGCCGATTTCAGTTCATTGATGTCCATTTTGGGACAGCAACGTTTTTAAAGCTCTGCGAAAGGTGCATATCACTACTGGTGATATGGTGGTGGCCATGCTTGTCAGGATAGTTTACTACCTTGAGAACACCCTCCCAGAGGAGAGAATAGTCGTGACCAATGATATTGGGAAGGCTGAGAGGCTCGCCAGAAAGGAAAAGGAAAGGCTGGGCGCGAGGGAGTACGAACTTGAGTGGGTCGCCTGATTAGCTTTCCCCTTCTATTTCGATTATCTTGACGTTCACAGGGAGCTCGCCGAGTTCTTCGGCGACCCTCTCCGCTGCCCTGTTCGAGCGGGCGAGCATGACGAAGGCAACATCGCCCCTGTACCTAGCCTCCGTGAAGCTTATCACATCGCCTCTGGCTATGCCGTAGCCTATCGCTTTCCTGGCTTCATCCTCGTATTTTCCAACGAACTTCTCCGGCACGCTCACAAGGACGCCGTAAATCATTCAATCACCCCCTTTCGTTTTTAGAGCAAAGAGAAAGAGCAGGAGTCCTGCCCATGTAAGGGCGAAATAAAGGTTGAGGCTGAGGATATGAAGCGGGACGGCGCTCAGCATCAGAAGACCTCCCGCTATACCGTATCTTCCGAGGTTCTTTGAAACGCGGTAGATGAAGTAAACCGCAGTCATCTGGAGGGCGGTGAAGGTTAGGTAAACTGACCACCATATCTGGGGAGAAACCTGGAGGGGGGTTATTCCAAGAACCTTTGCCCAGCCGGAAATCCCGAGCAGTATCTTTGCCCCGTAGAGAGGGAAGGAAAGCCCCACGACGATGGCCGACCACAGCCATTCTTTCCTGAACTCCTCCCACTCTCCCGCGAGAAGGAAGAGGGGGACTATCGAGAGAGGGTAGAGGTACATCATCAGGAGAAGGGCGAGAAAAACCAGGGCCGGCCTCTTCATCGAACCACCCCCAGAGGGCAGAAAAGGGTAAAGGGGCATCAGCCCCTTGCCCCGCGCGAACTTTCGTTCGCTGGGTCACGCTCCGCGTGACTGCTTGAACTGCTCCTGCACCTTCCTGTAGTACTCCATCGTTTCTTTGCTCACGCTCGGGCCTATCTTCTTGAGGGCCTCCTCGAAGTCCTTCATGGTGACCTTGACCTTCTGCCTTATCTCGTCAGCCTTCATGCCGGGCCTTATGATGCCCTCCTGGAGCGCCCTTCTCATCGCGAGCATCGCTGCCTCTCTCACAACTGCCGCAATGTCTGCACCGGTGTAGCCCTCGGTCCTCTTCGCGAGCTCCTCAAGGTTCACATCTTCAGCCAGCGGAACCTTCCTGGTGTGCACCTTGAATATCTCAAGCCTCGCTTTCTCGTCCGGCGCTGGAACGAGGATGAGCCTGTCGAAGCGCCCGGGTCTAAGCAAGGCCGGATCAATGATGTCGGGCCTGTTCGTTGCGGCTATGACCACTACACCGCTGTTCTCCTGGATTCCGTCCATCTCGGTGAGGAGCTGGTTGATGAGCCTGTCGGTGACGCGGTTCACGTCGGTGCCCCTGCGCGGAGCGATGGCGTCAATCTCGTCGATGAAGACCACCGTCGGTGCTGCCTGCCTCGCCTTTCTGAATATCTCGCGGATGTTCTTCTCGCTCTCGCCAACCCACTTGCTCAACACCTCTGGGCCTCTGATGGCTATGAAGTTGGCCTCGCTCTCGGTTGCAACTGCCTTTGCTAGTAAAGTCTTACCCGTTCCCGGCGGGCCATAGAGGAGGATTCCCTTCGGCGGTGTGATGCCTAGCCCCATGAAGGCCTCCGGATACTTGAGTGGCCATTCGACTGCTTCCCTGAGTTCCTGCTTTACGTTCTCTAGTCCGCCTATGTCTTCCCAGTGGACGTTTGGAACCTCTATGAGGACTTCCCTGAGGGCTGAAGGCTCGACCATCTTTAACGCCTCGTAGAAGTCCCTTCTCGTGACCTTCAGCTCGTCCAGGACTTCCCTTGGTATGTGCTCCGCTTCGAAGTCTATCTTGCCCTCGTTTATGAGCCTCCTGAGGGCTGCCATAGCTGCTTCTCTAGCGAGCGCCGCTAAGTCAGCTCCCACGAAGCCGTGGGTCTTCTCGGCCAGCTCCTCAAGCAGGTCGTCGATAAGCTTGGCCTTGACCTCGTCGTAGAGCTTTTCGTCTACCTCCCTGAGGGCCCTCTTGATCTCCTCCTCGTCCTTGGCTTCCCTGACCTTCGGGAGGGCCTTCTCGACGGCTTCTCTGTAGGCGTCGTTCTGCTCAAGCTTTTCAAGTATCTCGATGACCTTGCTCTTCCTGAACTCGGGCTCGATGGGCATTCCTCTGGTGTGTATCTGGAGTATCTCCTTCCTTCCCTGCTTGTCCGGGACGCCGACCTCAATCTCCCTGTCAAACCTTCCCGGCCTCCTCAATGCCGGGTCAATCGCATCGGGCCTGTTGGTCGCGCCTATGACTATGACCTTTCCACGACTCTTCAAACCATCCATCAGCGTGAGTAGCTGTGAAACAACCCTCTTCTCGACCTCACCGCTGACTTCTTCTCTCTTGGGCGCGATGCTGTCGATTTCATCGATGAAGATTATCGCCGGCGCGTTCTCCTCGGCCTCCTTGAAGACCTCCCTAAGCCTCTCCTCGCTCTCACCGTAGTACTTGCTCATTATCTCCGGCCCGTTTATCGCTATGAAGTGGGCGTTGGCCTCGTTGGCAACGGCCTTCGCTAGCAGAGTCTTACCCGTTCCCGGCGGGCCGTAGAGGAGAACTCCCTTCGGCGGCTCAATTCCAAGCTTCTCGAATATCTCCGGGTGCTTGAGCGGGAGCTCAATCATCTCCCTGACCTTCTGGATGACGTCCTTGAGACCCCCAATGTCCTCGTAGGTGACGCCTAAAGCGGCTGTCTTGCTTACCTCCTTGACAGGCTTCTCGCTAACCTGGAAGTCCGTGAACTCGGTTATCTGAACTATCCCGGATGGCTGGGTGGCCGTAACCACGAAGGTCAGCTCCTGTCCGAGGATGCCTATCTTGATGTAGTCGCCCCTGACGACGGGCCTTCCTATGAGTCTCTCGTGGAACCACTCGACGAAGTCCCTGCCGAAGCGTATCGGCTCTGTTGGTGCCACTATAACCTTCTTGGCTTCCCTGACCTCGGCCTTCCTAACGGTTACCTCGTCTCCAAGGCCAACGCCGGCGTTCTTCCTGATCGTTCCGTCCATCCTGATTATTTCCAGCCCTTCGTCCTCTGGATAGGCCGGCCAGACCACCGCTGCGGTGTTCTTGGTGCCGATTATCTCAACGACGTCTCCCGTCTGGACGCCTATCTCTCTCATTGCCCTCCTGTCAATCCTTACAATCCCTCTCCCGACATCCCTCTGGTGAGCGGGAGCAACCTTCAACCTTATTTCCTTCCTCTCAGCCATTTTCAACCACCTCCAAACTTTTCATGATCGATTAGCGTGATTCGCTGATTTTAGCCAAAATTTCTGAAAAATCGAAAGGGCTCAGTATTCACTCAATCTTGACCTCGAAGCCCTCCTTCTCCGGCTTGCTGGGCCTCTTCTTGGGTATCTCTATCTCAAGGACGCCGTTGTTATAGCGGGCCTTCG from Thermococcus sp. harbors:
- a CDS encoding MBL fold metallo-hydrolase, which produces MLVYLIGTGGSEGIPAHLCTCSTCNEARKFGFAQRRPSTLAIITENRKAVLFDVGTDIRDFLNVPLEAIFLTHWHHDHIYGLYKLRWMARETRLYAPEGHADALILNDPKNLRPNVIKPGQTLKVDTLKITPIRLNHQVETLGYLIEENGKSVALLYDTKGLPEETREFLEKRAPLRLAIVDATYPPGFDDPYHNNADEASEIGLSLAERTVLSHISHKNLPFLELV
- a CDS encoding Mut7-C RNAse domain-containing protein, whose translation is MKFIADMMLGRLARWLRLYGYDTLYGIEDDGEIIRVALSEYRIILTRDSGLAERAEKLGVKVFILSSNSLEDQVKELKSLGVEFGELFPANARCPKCNGPIRPVPKDTVKGKVPPKVYEKYDEFYVCENCGQIYWPGRQWEEMLKMDRKLRGEK
- a CDS encoding 6-hydroxymethylpterin diphosphokinase MptE-like protein — encoded protein: MNWEQWKPFYLRIVREMGYSVEKDREASRILRALLLESDDYILKEELEAVIGKKAYVFGAGPSLEVALEEFEFSDGTLISADGATSALLDAGIVPDVIVTDLDGRIPDLKIANDRGAFMVIHAHGDNVDKLTAYVPLFSRILGTCQTEPLDIVYNFGGFTDGDRAVFLAEALGARDIILVGFDFGETVGRWSKPFLREHSPVWESKRKKFAFARELLQRLEKNGRARLRYLRPGL
- a CDS encoding LSm family protein; this encodes MGEKQYLLDRTLESWKGKRIAVGIGSDASFSGILVDFDEEVILLRDVTDYAGNKAKELIVKIDDLNWITLL
- the mobB gene encoding molybdopterin-guanine dinucleotide biosynthesis protein B; this encodes MRAVAFVGYKKSGKTTTVEAVAKVLKERGYRVAIAKSMHASFDREGSDTWRFSRVADSVLVRANDTDALLFKAKDVNALFSMVNADFLLLEGFKSVKHVPKVICARSEEEVRELNDGLAIAVSGVIASNGVGEMGGLPVIDATREPERLADLVEKRAFMLPNIDCGLCGFSCAEMARLIVKGEKTLKDCVVLSSKPRVTVKIDGQVLPMKDWVQELVEKTVKGMLSAMKGYREGKRIEIVIREE
- a CDS encoding pentapeptide repeat-containing protein, whose amino-acid sequence is MPKCKFKMEVDGKLWECPLEALPGEEYCYWHKPEDGKRPTKEQIEELKRHELFGIYLKYANLKDLNLRWVSLKNSKLEKVNFENTKLQWANLKDSDLSGVNLRNARLKGAVLKNAVIKDVKFENTNLDWTNLEDAILENLKLQKISFDLTKLNNAKIKDVTLRDCSLRGTELENTTLKRVTFENSMLEGAKFRNANLIQVDFIGTSLKGATFENAHLDKVNFQDNSNLSIVNFKKARLEHVILKKINLESAIFESTYFNSVNLSQAMLRNAKLKNAELKEVDLQSADLMRANLKNANLTKTNLKKANLKYSTLEKADLWGTNLESANLENVKLKGADLYFVLMNSQTKLTEAELLYSNLYKSYVDQTPTFRDAHIFNDDPITDINEIASELLKRNELIDFEKLKRIDKKLANDLMNEGYVYYVADGKKVILFDRREGLLKEPSMFVKSKRIRLRKHFNLRKNNKKSMSKATLLEIKLQQEYKKHKEEILYEANFGTIQELYNASYEVYNKLYYFYLQNGKLEEALQMHYRRNEVRRKLRLTKGLKSKLRAYLYDWLVLKVLTGYGTKPERPLMFSLFTILIFTLLFRLTNGIVKVVNGKSIPADWLDYLYHSVITFTSLGYANIQPNLTTHIPQLLVSLESFLGLLLMSLFLYTVTFRISR
- a CDS encoding M67 family metallopeptidase is translated as MRLIIRQEDLGMVIERARTSKEEICGFLFGVAGEDVEVREVRFVRNRLASPVAFEMEPVEMVEALDEAEEKGLEVVGIFHSHLKCPPRPSGRDLKGMELWPVVWLIVDERGNYGAYVLREGKVEEVEVSIKLR
- a CDS encoding transposase; this translates as MKRPALVFLALLLMMYLYPLSIVPLFLLAGEWEEFRKEWLWSAIVVGLSFPLYGAKILLGISGWAKVLGITPLQVSPQIWWSVYLTFTALQMTAVYFIYRVSKNLGRYGIAGGLLMLSAVPLHILSLNLYFALTWAGLLLFLFALKTKGGD
- a CDS encoding CDC48 family AAA ATPase encodes the protein MAERKEIRLKVAPAHQRDVGRGIVRIDRRAMREIGVQTGDVVEIIGTKNTAAVVWPAYPEDEGLEIIRMDGTIRKNAGVGLGDEVTVRKAEVREAKKVIVAPTEPIRFGRDFVEWFHERLIGRPVVRGDYIKIGILGQELTFVVTATQPSGIVQITEFTDFQVSEKPVKEVSKTAALGVTYEDIGGLKDVIQKVREMIELPLKHPEIFEKLGIEPPKGVLLYGPPGTGKTLLAKAVANEANAHFIAINGPEIMSKYYGESEERLREVFKEAEENAPAIIFIDEIDSIAPKREEVSGEVEKRVVSQLLTLMDGLKSRGKVIVIGATNRPDAIDPALRRPGRFDREIEVGVPDKQGRKEILQIHTRGMPIEPEFRKSKVIEILEKLEQNDAYREAVEKALPKVREAKDEEEIKRALREVDEKLYDEVKAKLIDDLLEELAEKTHGFVGADLAALAREAAMAALRRLINEGKIDFEAEHIPREVLDELKVTRRDFYEALKMVEPSALREVLIEVPNVHWEDIGGLENVKQELREAVEWPLKYPEAFMGLGITPPKGILLYGPPGTGKTLLAKAVATESEANFIAIRGPEVLSKWVGESEKNIREIFRKARQAAPTVVFIDEIDAIAPRRGTDVNRVTDRLINQLLTEMDGIQENSGVVVIAATNRPDIIDPALLRPGRFDRLILVPAPDEKARLEIFKVHTRKVPLAEDVNLEELAKRTEGYTGADIAAVVREAAMLAMRRALQEGIIRPGMKADEIRQKVKVTMKDFEEALKKIGPSVSKETMEYYRKVQEQFKQSRGA